A window from Gemmatimonas sp. UBA7669 encodes these proteins:
- a CDS encoding sulfite exporter TauE/SafE family protein, which yields MNFDAKLLLLIGLGIVAVYHLISLVRGLPKLGSVKPTPGFILTGVVTDFFDTLGIGSFATTTTIYRATKWVKDALIPGTLNAGHTFATLAQAFIYTQVVEVEPVTLIGMIIAAVVGSWVGAGLVSNWPTRYIQLGMGLCLAGAALLTVAQAAGALPGGGEAIGVSGVKLGVALFGNFVLGVLMTIGIGLYGPSLLLVSMLGMNPAAGFPIMMGSCAFLMPFASDRFIRLGKVDPRAVVGNIIGGVPAVLVAAYIVKSLPLTALRWLVAIVVAYTAVTLLLAARRKTEDAVSA from the coding sequence ATGAACTTCGACGCCAAGCTCCTGCTGCTGATCGGCCTCGGCATTGTTGCCGTGTACCACCTCATTTCGCTGGTACGCGGCCTGCCCAAGCTTGGCTCGGTGAAACCGACCCCGGGATTCATCCTCACCGGCGTTGTCACGGACTTCTTTGACACGCTGGGCATTGGCTCGTTCGCCACGACGACGACGATCTATCGGGCCACCAAGTGGGTGAAGGACGCGCTCATTCCGGGCACGCTGAACGCGGGGCACACCTTTGCCACGCTGGCGCAGGCGTTCATCTACACGCAGGTGGTGGAGGTGGAGCCCGTCACGCTCATCGGCATGATTATCGCGGCAGTCGTGGGTTCGTGGGTGGGCGCCGGTCTCGTGTCCAACTGGCCGACGCGCTACATCCAACTGGGCATGGGCCTCTGTCTGGCCGGCGCCGCGCTGCTCACGGTGGCACAGGCGGCCGGCGCGCTGCCCGGTGGCGGCGAGGCCATTGGGGTGTCGGGTGTGAAGCTCGGCGTGGCCCTGTTTGGCAATTTCGTGCTTGGTGTGCTCATGACCATCGGCATTGGGCTCTACGGCCCCAGTCTGCTGCTGGTAAGCATGCTGGGCATGAATCCGGCGGCGGGTTTTCCCATCATGATGGGTTCGTGCGCCTTCCTTATGCCTTTTGCCAGTGACCGCTTCATTCGCCTCGGCAAGGTTGACCCACGCGCGGTGGTGGGCAACATCATCGGCGGTGTTCCGGCCGTGCTCGTGGCGGCCTACATCGTGAAGTCGCTGCCGCTGACGGCGCTGCGCTGGCTGGTGGCCATCGTGGTGGCGTACACGGCGGTCACGCTGCTGTTGGCGGCGAGGCGGAAGACGGAGGATGCAGTTTCGGCTTAG
- a CDS encoding ABC transporter permease — MARSKAAEHMTRFGVRQLSLGLTPRLGRRMAMATLGGMVCAALIVPWLAADGAREIGDVLATRLTPPLSSDGLGQWHLLGTDAFGRDLAVRLWEGARISLGVGVSGSLLSGALGIVLGAVAGWWGGVVDRIVTALGDALLAIPRLVLLLVIAALWGPGLGVVITVLALTGWMSVMRLVRADVLGVRVLPYVEGAQALGVPPRRVLARHVLPNALGSAGVAITLGTGNAILLESGLSFLGLGVQPPAASWGNMIAGGREWLLVAPWIGLLPGALLIVTVVAVTVLGESWGEQRGGRAP, encoded by the coding sequence GTGGCTCGATCCAAGGCGGCGGAGCACATGACGCGCTTCGGGGTGCGTCAGTTGTCTCTCGGGCTGACTCCGCGTCTTGGTCGGCGTATGGCGATGGCGACGCTCGGCGGCATGGTGTGTGCGGCGTTGATTGTGCCCTGGCTCGCTGCCGATGGCGCTCGCGAAATCGGCGACGTGCTCGCCACCAGACTCACGCCGCCGCTTTCTTCCGATGGCCTTGGGCAGTGGCACCTGCTCGGCACTGATGCCTTCGGACGCGACCTCGCGGTTCGCCTCTGGGAGGGCGCGCGCATTTCGCTGGGCGTTGGTGTGAGTGGCAGTCTGTTATCGGGAGCGCTGGGCATCGTGCTCGGCGCCGTGGCGGGCTGGTGGGGCGGTGTGGTGGACCGCATCGTGACGGCGCTCGGCGACGCGCTGCTGGCCATCCCGCGACTGGTCCTGCTGCTTGTGATTGCCGCCCTCTGGGGACCGGGTCTTGGCGTGGTCATTACGGTGCTCGCCCTCACGGGTTGGATGTCCGTGATGCGTCTGGTGCGCGCCGATGTGCTGGGCGTTCGTGTCCTGCCCTACGTGGAAGGGGCGCAGGCGCTCGGTGTGCCACCGCGGCGTGTGCTGGCGCGCCATGTGTTGCCCAATGCGCTGGGCAGTGCCGGAGTGGCCATCACGCTGGGTACGGGCAACGCCATTCTGCTGGAGAGTGGCCTGTCGTTTCTCGGTCTGGGCGTGCAGCCACCTGCGGCGAGTTGGGGCAACATGATTGCCGGGGGACGCGAGTGGTTGCTGGTGGCGCCGTGGATTGGGTTGCTTCCCGGCGCGCTGCTCATCGTGACCGTGGTGGCGGTTACGGTGTTGGGCGAGTCGTGGGGTGAGCAGCGCGGCGGACGCGCACCGTAA
- the speA gene encoding biosynthetic arginine decarboxylase: protein MATRIQPSAEPAPAEPWSLESARALYNVEGWGAGYFDINERGHVVVRPDPQRPHLTLDLRDLAADLEGQGVQLPVLLRFSDILRSRIETLSERFDAAMKEFEYTGDYTTVYPIKVNQQRHVVEEIVRFGKTHGVGLECGSKPELQAVLGLSESTEHLIVCNGYKDHEFMRLALMGQRLGHKVFIVLEQVSELDVLMEVADELGVTPTCGVRIKLASEGAGRWAQSGGEKSKFGLSSAELIKLIDKLETAGRLDILKLIHFHLGSQITDIRFIKSGLQEVARFYLELRNLGVDITHVDVGGGLGIDYDGTNSTNNASVNYTLQEYANDVIYTIAEACREAELPMPHIISESGRALTAHHALLLLKVIDVESQAEQPVPPLDDDDHSLLHEMYEDWRTLTERGARPRKVLEVFHDASFDKDRARQYFNSGVLNLRGLAKAEVLWLATMNAIYRIAKADTNTYGDIMAELEAVLVDRYFCNFSLFQSLPDSWAIDQLFPIMPIHRLLEEPVRRGTLQDVTCDSDGKIDRFVGGKAGRPSLEMHEFRDGEDYILGIFLTGAYQEILGDLHNLFGDTNAVHVRLNDQGAYEITDLVEGDTVTEVLNYVQFGASQLLATFRRKVNQASGLPREEANAFIADYVAGLEGYTYLEGEAAR, encoded by the coding sequence ATGGCCACCCGCATCCAACCTTCCGCCGAGCCGGCGCCTGCCGAGCCCTGGTCACTCGAATCCGCGCGCGCCCTCTACAACGTGGAGGGCTGGGGCGCCGGCTATTTCGACATCAACGAGCGGGGCCACGTCGTGGTGCGTCCCGATCCACAGCGTCCGCATCTCACGCTCGATTTGCGTGACCTGGCGGCCGACCTGGAAGGCCAGGGTGTGCAGCTGCCGGTCCTGCTGCGCTTCTCTGACATTCTGCGCTCGCGCATCGAAACGCTTTCGGAGCGCTTTGACGCGGCCATGAAGGAGTTCGAGTACACGGGCGACTACACCACCGTGTATCCGATCAAGGTCAATCAGCAACGCCACGTGGTCGAAGAGATCGTGCGCTTCGGCAAGACGCACGGCGTGGGCCTCGAGTGTGGCTCCAAGCCGGAACTGCAGGCGGTGCTGGGGCTCTCGGAATCCACGGAGCACCTCATCGTCTGCAACGGCTACAAGGATCACGAGTTCATGCGCCTGGCCCTCATGGGCCAGCGGCTCGGGCACAAGGTGTTCATCGTGCTCGAGCAGGTCAGTGAACTCGACGTGCTCATGGAAGTGGCAGACGAGCTGGGTGTCACGCCCACCTGCGGTGTGCGCATCAAACTGGCCAGTGAAGGCGCCGGCCGCTGGGCGCAGAGCGGTGGCGAGAAGAGCAAGTTCGGCCTCAGCTCGGCCGAGCTCATCAAGCTCATTGACAAGCTCGAGACGGCGGGTCGCCTCGACATCCTCAAGCTCATTCACTTCCATCTCGGCAGCCAGATCACCGACATCCGCTTCATCAAGTCGGGACTGCAGGAAGTGGCGCGCTTCTATCTCGAGCTGCGCAACCTGGGCGTGGACATCACCCACGTTGATGTGGGCGGCGGGCTCGGCATCGACTACGACGGCACCAACTCCACCAACAATGCCAGCGTGAACTACACGCTGCAGGAGTACGCCAACGACGTGATCTACACGATCGCCGAGGCGTGCCGTGAGGCGGAGCTGCCCATGCCGCACATCATCAGCGAATCGGGGCGCGCCTTGACGGCGCATCACGCGCTGCTGCTGCTCAAGGTCATCGACGTGGAGTCGCAGGCCGAGCAGCCGGTGCCGCCGCTCGACGACGATGATCACTCGCTGCTGCACGAGATGTACGAAGATTGGCGTACGCTCACCGAGCGCGGGGCGCGCCCACGCAAGGTGCTCGAGGTTTTCCACGACGCGTCCTTCGACAAGGATCGCGCGCGGCAGTACTTCAACTCGGGCGTGCTCAATCTGCGCGGTCTGGCCAAGGCCGAAGTGCTGTGGCTGGCCACCATGAACGCGATCTACCGCATCGCCAAGGCGGACACGAACACCTACGGCGACATCATGGCGGAGTTGGAAGCGGTGCTGGTGGATCGCTACTTCTGCAACTTCAGTCTCTTCCAGTCGTTGCCGGACAGCTGGGCCATCGATCAGCTCTTCCCCATCATGCCCATTCACCGACTGCTCGAAGAGCCGGTGCGTCGCGGCACGTTGCAGGACGTGACCTGCGACTCCGACGGCAAGATCGATCGATTCGTGGGCGGCAAGGCCGGGCGGCCGTCGCTGGAGATGCACGAATTCCGCGACGGCGAGGACTACATTCTCGGCATCTTCCTCACGGGTGCCTACCAGGAGATCCTGGGCGACCTGCACAACCTGTTTGGTGACACCAACGCGGTGCATGTACGGCTCAACGACCAGGGCGCGTACGAAATCACCGACCTGGTGGAGGGCGATACGGTCACCGAGGTGCTCAATTACGTACAGTTCGGCGCCTCGCAACTTCTGGCCACATTCCGCCGTAAGGTGAACCAAGCATCAGGTTTGCCGCGCGAGGAGGCCAACGCGTTCATTGCCGACTACGTGGCAGGTCTGGAAGGCTACACCTATCTCGAGGGAGAGGCCGCACGATGA
- a CDS encoding TIGR00266 family protein: MAADEIDYQIIGDDLQAVIVTLDPGEAVFAEAGAMMFMREGITMATTLDPNARSGGLFDKLVGAGKRVLAGDSFFVTLFGNEGMRRADVAFGAPYPGKIVPLNLRDWGGTVLAQKDSFLAAARGIDISVAFTRKIGAGFFGGEGFILQKLQGDGLAFLHASGTLHAIDLAPGEKLRVDTGCLVAFQPTVDYDIQRVPGIKTALFGGEGLFFVQLTGPGRVILQTLPFSRLADRIVASAPSIGGARRGEGSVLGGLGGLLDGDR; the protein is encoded by the coding sequence ATGGCGGCTGACGAAATCGATTACCAGATCATCGGCGATGACTTGCAGGCGGTGATCGTGACGCTGGATCCGGGCGAGGCGGTCTTTGCCGAAGCCGGTGCCATGATGTTCATGCGCGAAGGCATCACGATGGCCACGACGCTCGACCCGAACGCACGGTCGGGTGGCCTGTTCGACAAGCTGGTCGGCGCGGGCAAGCGCGTGCTGGCGGGCGACTCGTTCTTCGTCACGCTCTTTGGCAACGAGGGCATGCGACGCGCCGATGTGGCCTTTGGCGCGCCATACCCGGGCAAGATCGTGCCGCTCAACCTGCGGGACTGGGGCGGCACGGTGCTGGCGCAGAAGGACAGCTTCCTTGCGGCGGCGCGAGGCATCGACATCAGTGTCGCATTCACGCGCAAGATCGGCGCCGGCTTCTTCGGCGGTGAGGGCTTCATTCTGCAGAAGCTGCAGGGTGACGGACTGGCCTTCCTGCATGCCTCGGGCACGCTGCATGCCATCGACCTCGCACCCGGTGAAAAGCTGCGCGTGGACACCGGCTGTCTCGTGGCCTTCCAGCCGACGGTGGACTACGACATCCAGCGGGTGCCGGGTATCAAGACGGCGTTGTTCGGTGGCGAAGGATTGTTCTTCGTCCAGCTCACCGGCCCCGGCCGGGTGATTCTGCAGACCCTGCCGTTCTCCCGCCTCGCCGACCGCATCGTGGCCTCGGCACCCAGCATCGGCGGCGCTCGCCGTGGCGAGGGTTCTGTGCTCGGTGGGCTCGGCGGACTGCTCGACGGCGACCGATAG
- a CDS encoding VTT domain-containing protein yields the protein MEFLSELFDKLRDLPALVQWAGYVGLTLIIFAETGLLVGFFLPGDSLLVTAGLLAADPAFGLNVWLLGAILTVAAIVGDTVGYSVGKATGPRIFTREDSLFFHRDHLLRAHAFYEKHGGKTIIIARFMPIVRTFAPVVAGVARMEYRAFITYNVVGGVLWIWSMLMTGWVLARTVPGVAAHVEKIILLVIFLSILPGIIAWWRERRARPTQA from the coding sequence TTGGAATTCCTGTCCGAGTTGTTCGACAAGCTTCGCGACCTGCCGGCCCTCGTGCAGTGGGCGGGGTACGTCGGACTGACGCTCATCATCTTTGCCGAAACCGGTCTGCTGGTGGGCTTTTTTCTGCCCGGCGACTCCCTGCTCGTCACCGCCGGTCTGCTGGCCGCTGATCCGGCGTTTGGCCTCAACGTGTGGCTGCTGGGCGCAATTCTCACGGTTGCGGCGATCGTTGGCGACACCGTGGGGTACAGTGTGGGCAAGGCCACCGGCCCCCGCATCTTCACCCGCGAAGACTCCCTGTTCTTCCATCGGGATCATCTGCTGCGGGCCCATGCGTTCTATGAGAAGCATGGGGGCAAGACCATCATCATTGCCCGCTTCATGCCCATTGTGCGTACCTTCGCTCCGGTCGTGGCCGGTGTGGCCCGCATGGAGTATCGGGCGTTCATCACCTACAACGTGGTCGGCGGCGTGCTCTGGATCTGGAGCATGCTCATGACTGGCTGGGTGCTCGCGCGCACCGTGCCCGGCGTGGCGGCGCACGTGGAGAAGATCATTCTGCTCGTGATCTTCCTCAGCATTCTGCCCGGCATCATCGCCTGGTGGCGCGAGCGTCGCGCTCGCCCGACACAGGCCTGA
- a CDS encoding superoxide dismutase, which yields MAHTLPPLPYAPEALEPHIDAQTMNIHHGKHHQAYVTNLNAAIEKAPELAGWSLDDLCRRINEVPEAVRTAVRNNGGGHWNHSLFWQLMAPNAGGEPTGALGEAIVAAFGSFATFKEQFQAAGMGRFGSGWAWLVSDHGKLSIVSTPNQDNPLMEGKHAILGVDVWEHAYYLKYQNRRADYLGAFWNVVNWAEVAKRYNG from the coding sequence ATGGCTCATACGTTGCCACCGCTCCCGTACGCCCCCGAGGCGCTCGAGCCGCACATCGATGCGCAGACCATGAACATCCATCATGGCAAGCATCACCAGGCGTACGTCACCAATCTGAACGCCGCCATCGAAAAGGCCCCCGAGCTGGCCGGCTGGTCACTCGACGACCTGTGCCGCCGCATCAACGAAGTGCCTGAAGCCGTGCGCACCGCCGTGCGCAACAACGGCGGCGGTCACTGGAATCACTCCCTGTTCTGGCAGCTCATGGCGCCCAATGCGGGCGGTGAGCCCACTGGCGCGCTCGGCGAAGCCATCGTCGCGGCCTTTGGTTCGTTTGCGACGTTCAAGGAGCAGTTCCAGGCTGCCGGCATGGGCCGCTTTGGCTCTGGCTGGGCCTGGCTCGTGTCCGACCATGGCAAGCTGTCCATCGTCAGCACGCCCAACCAGGACAACCCGCTCATGGAAGGCAAGCACGCCATCCTCGGCGTGGATGTGTGGGAGCACGCCTACTACCTCAAGTACCAGAACCGCCGTGCCGACTACCTCGGAGCGTTCTGGAACGTCGTGAATTGGGCGGAAGTGGCGAAGCGGTACAACGGCTGA